The following proteins are co-located in the Takifugu flavidus isolate HTHZ2018 chromosome 16, ASM371156v2, whole genome shotgun sequence genome:
- the syt16 gene encoding synaptotagmin-16 isoform X4, protein MASDITPEAIGFLSTVGLVIVLLTIFLLFINKKLCFSRVGGLPCLEQNGHRKKRPGMRQGLVNSFGNEEDNGTTSSDSDGEILKQFEISHSQTFRAQASVRRERPRSVQTCSIDQEQEPVGSELSDHEEMDAPSQHSGQDSLSAATAQREATPTPSLDRSVSLQLSTTAESPPPSVLQQAPESIKGAEAVDLDKNNDTDSLSTLSPEQENPPPDEVSSLQDVASSAADISKCGDLLLSLEYRPNAEKLVVTTIAAQDVPDKARSGMDTWQVRMVLLPYKKQRKKTSVQKGSLPHFNETFHFSGLHPSELHKMAIRFRLYALGGRVLRDRMIGEKVLRLDELQPEGGTTEMTLSLEPRSNLKVTFRLRPRCSGSSSSLRSTNVSFCDPDTQRPAEPLPDGALSSQSLAHGGVPELLLGLSYSATTGRLSVEIIKGSHFRNLAITKPPDTYARLSLLNSVGQETSRCKTSVRRGQPNPVYKETFVFQVALFQLSDVTLLVSIYNRRSMKRKEMVGWVSLGQNSSGEEERLHWEDMKEGRGQQVGRWHVLLEA, encoded by the exons atggcctcggaca tcaCCCCCGAGGCCATCGGCTTCCTGTCCACCGTGGGCCTGGTCATCGTGCTGTTGAccatcttcctgctcttcatcaaCAAGAAGCTGTGTTTCTCCCGGGTCGGCGGGCTTCCCTGTCTGGAGCAGAATGGCCACCGGAAGAAGCGTCCGGGAATGCGCCAGGGCCTGG TGAACAGCTTCGGCAACGAGGAAGACAATGGCACCACCTCCTCCGACAGCGACGGCGAGATCCTGAAACAGTTTGAGATCTCACACTCGCAGACCTTTCGCGCTCAAGCCTCAGTCCGCCGCGAGCGACCGAGGTCggtccagacctgcagcatcgaccaggagcaggagccggTCGGCTCGGAGCTGTCGGATCACGAAG AAATGGATGCTCCCAGCCAGCACAGCGGCCAGGACTCGCTGTCTGCTGCCACCGCTCAAAGAGAGGCGACACCTACGCCCTCTTTGGACCGATCCGTCAGCCTCCAGCTCTCAACAACCGCAGAGAGTCCCCCCCCGAGCGTCCTCCAACAGGCCCCCGAGAGCATCAAAGGTGCCGAGGCCGTGGACCTGGACAAGAACAATGACACGGACAGCCTCTCCACTTTGAGCCCCGAG CAGGAGAACCCTCCCCCGGATGAggtctcctccctgcaggatgTGGCTTCCAGTGCTGCTGATATCTCCAAATGTGGGGACCTGCTCCTCTCGCTGGAGTACCGCCCCAACGCGGAGAAGCTGGTGGTGACCACCATCGCGGCACAGGACGTCCCCGACAAGGCCCGCAGTGGGATGGACACGTGGCAGGTGCGCATGGTGCTGCTGCCCTACAAGAAGCAGCGGAAGAAGACGTCGGTGCAGAAAGGCTCGCTGCCCCACTTCAACGAGACCTTCCACTTCTCGGGGCTCCATCCCTCGGAACTGCACAAGATGGCCATCAGGTTCCGGCTGTACGCGCTGGGAGGGAGGGTTCTACGTGATCGGATGATCGGCGAGAAGGTGCTGCGTTTAGATGAGCTCCAACCAGAAGGAGGGACCACGGAGATGACCTTGTCACTGGAGCCTCGCAGCAACCTGAAGGTGACCTTTAGGCTACGTCCGCGATGTTCTGGCAGCAGCTCGTCCCTTCGGTCTACTAATGTGTCCTTCTGTGATCCAGACACTCAGCGCCCAGCAGAGCCCCTTCCCGACGGCGCCCTGTCCTCCCAGTCGCTGGCCCACGGTGGCGttcctgagctgctgctgggcctcTCCTACAGCGCCACAACGGGACGACTGTCGGTGGAGATCATCAAGGGCAGCCACTTCCGAAACCTGGCCATCACCAAGCCCCCAG ACACCTACGCCCGACTGTCCCTCCTGAACTCCGTGGGCCAGGAGACCTCGCGGTGCAAGACGTCGGTGCGCCGCGGCCAGCCCAACCCCGTCTACAAAGAGACGTTTGTCTTCCAGGTGGCGCTGTTCCAGCTCTCCGACGTCACGCTGCTCGTCTCCATCTACAACCGCCGCAGCATGAAGCGCAAAGAGATGGTGGGCTGGGTCTCGCTGGGCCAGAACAGCAGTGGCGAGGAGGAGCGGCTCCACTGGGAGGACATGAAGGAAGGTCGAGGACAGCAGGTCGGCCGCTGGCACGTCCTGCTGGAGGCGTag
- the syt16 gene encoding synaptotagmin-16 isoform X2 has translation MDVTVGQETRRNITESWLFTPEAIGFLSTVGLVIVLLTIFLLFINKKLCFSRVGGLPCLEQNGHRKKRPGMRQGLVNSFGNEEDNGTTSSDSDGEILKQFEISHSQTFRAQASVRRERPRSVQTCSIDQEQEPVGSELSDHEEMDAPSQHSGQDSLSAATAQREATPTPSLDRSVSLQLSTTAESPPPSVLQQAPESIKGAEAVDLDKNNDTDSLSTLSPEQENPPPDEVSSLQDVASSAADISKCGDLLLSLEYRPNAEKLVVTTIAAQDVPDKARSGMDTWQVRMVLLPYKKQRKKTSVQKGSLPHFNETFHFSGLHPSELHKMAIRFRLYALGGRVLRDRMIGEKVLRLDELQPEGGTTEMTLSLEPRSNLKVTFRLRPRCSGSSSSLRSTNVSFCDPDTQRPAEPLPDGALSSQSLAHGGVPELLLGLSYSATTGRLSVEIIKGSHFRNLAITKPPDTYARLSLLNSVGQETSRCKTSVRRGQPNPVYKETFVFQVALFQLSDVTLLVSIYNRRSMKRKEMVGWVSLGQNSSGEEERLHWEDMKEGRGQQVGRWHVLLEA, from the exons ATGGACGTAACAGTAGGACAGGAGACCAGGAGGAACATTACAGAAAGCTGGTTGT tcaCCCCCGAGGCCATCGGCTTCCTGTCCACCGTGGGCCTGGTCATCGTGCTGTTGAccatcttcctgctcttcatcaaCAAGAAGCTGTGTTTCTCCCGGGTCGGCGGGCTTCCCTGTCTGGAGCAGAATGGCCACCGGAAGAAGCGTCCGGGAATGCGCCAGGGCCTGG TGAACAGCTTCGGCAACGAGGAAGACAATGGCACCACCTCCTCCGACAGCGACGGCGAGATCCTGAAACAGTTTGAGATCTCACACTCGCAGACCTTTCGCGCTCAAGCCTCAGTCCGCCGCGAGCGACCGAGGTCggtccagacctgcagcatcgaccaggagcaggagccggTCGGCTCGGAGCTGTCGGATCACGAAG AAATGGATGCTCCCAGCCAGCACAGCGGCCAGGACTCGCTGTCTGCTGCCACCGCTCAAAGAGAGGCGACACCTACGCCCTCTTTGGACCGATCCGTCAGCCTCCAGCTCTCAACAACCGCAGAGAGTCCCCCCCCGAGCGTCCTCCAACAGGCCCCCGAGAGCATCAAAGGTGCCGAGGCCGTGGACCTGGACAAGAACAATGACACGGACAGCCTCTCCACTTTGAGCCCCGAG CAGGAGAACCCTCCCCCGGATGAggtctcctccctgcaggatgTGGCTTCCAGTGCTGCTGATATCTCCAAATGTGGGGACCTGCTCCTCTCGCTGGAGTACCGCCCCAACGCGGAGAAGCTGGTGGTGACCACCATCGCGGCACAGGACGTCCCCGACAAGGCCCGCAGTGGGATGGACACGTGGCAGGTGCGCATGGTGCTGCTGCCCTACAAGAAGCAGCGGAAGAAGACGTCGGTGCAGAAAGGCTCGCTGCCCCACTTCAACGAGACCTTCCACTTCTCGGGGCTCCATCCCTCGGAACTGCACAAGATGGCCATCAGGTTCCGGCTGTACGCGCTGGGAGGGAGGGTTCTACGTGATCGGATGATCGGCGAGAAGGTGCTGCGTTTAGATGAGCTCCAACCAGAAGGAGGGACCACGGAGATGACCTTGTCACTGGAGCCTCGCAGCAACCTGAAGGTGACCTTTAGGCTACGTCCGCGATGTTCTGGCAGCAGCTCGTCCCTTCGGTCTACTAATGTGTCCTTCTGTGATCCAGACACTCAGCGCCCAGCAGAGCCCCTTCCCGACGGCGCCCTGTCCTCCCAGTCGCTGGCCCACGGTGGCGttcctgagctgctgctgggcctcTCCTACAGCGCCACAACGGGACGACTGTCGGTGGAGATCATCAAGGGCAGCCACTTCCGAAACCTGGCCATCACCAAGCCCCCAG ACACCTACGCCCGACTGTCCCTCCTGAACTCCGTGGGCCAGGAGACCTCGCGGTGCAAGACGTCGGTGCGCCGCGGCCAGCCCAACCCCGTCTACAAAGAGACGTTTGTCTTCCAGGTGGCGCTGTTCCAGCTCTCCGACGTCACGCTGCTCGTCTCCATCTACAACCGCCGCAGCATGAAGCGCAAAGAGATGGTGGGCTGGGTCTCGCTGGGCCAGAACAGCAGTGGCGAGGAGGAGCGGCTCCACTGGGAGGACATGAAGGAAGGTCGAGGACAGCAGGTCGGCCGCTGGCACGTCCTGCTGGAGGCGTag
- the syt16 gene encoding synaptotagmin-16 isoform X5 — MASDNCLFVWSDQCVIVCPLSLTLLLPVTPEAIGFLSTVGLVIVLLTIFLLFINKKLCFSRVGGLPCLEQNGHRKKRPGMRQGLVNSFGNEEDNGTTSSDSDGEILKQFEISHSQTFRAQASVRRERPRSVQTCSIDQEQEPVGSELSDHEEMDAPSQHSGQDSLSAATAQREATPTPSLDRSVSLQLSTTAESPPPSVLQQAPESIKGAEAVDLDKNNDTDSLSTLSPEQENPPPDEVSSLQDVASSAADISKCGDLLLSLEYRPNAEKLVVTTIAAQDVPDKARSGMDTWQVRMVLLPYKKQRKKTSVQKGSLPHFNETFHFSGLHPSELHKMAIRFRLYALGGRVLRDRMIGEKVLRLDELQPEGGTTEMTLSLEPRSNLKTLSAQQSPFPTAPCPPSRWPTVAFLSCCWASPTAPQRDDCRWRSSRAATSETWPSPSPQTPTPDCPS, encoded by the exons atggcctcggaca actgtctgtttgtgtggtcTGATCAGTGTGTCATTGTGTGtcccctctccctcaccctcctcctcccagtcaCCCCCGAGGCCATCGGCTTCCTGTCCACCGTGGGCCTGGTCATCGTGCTGTTGAccatcttcctgctcttcatcaaCAAGAAGCTGTGTTTCTCCCGGGTCGGCGGGCTTCCCTGTCTGGAGCAGAATGGCCACCGGAAGAAGCGTCCGGGAATGCGCCAGGGCCTGG TGAACAGCTTCGGCAACGAGGAAGACAATGGCACCACCTCCTCCGACAGCGACGGCGAGATCCTGAAACAGTTTGAGATCTCACACTCGCAGACCTTTCGCGCTCAAGCCTCAGTCCGCCGCGAGCGACCGAGGTCggtccagacctgcagcatcgaccaggagcaggagccggTCGGCTCGGAGCTGTCGGATCACGAAG AAATGGATGCTCCCAGCCAGCACAGCGGCCAGGACTCGCTGTCTGCTGCCACCGCTCAAAGAGAGGCGACACCTACGCCCTCTTTGGACCGATCCGTCAGCCTCCAGCTCTCAACAACCGCAGAGAGTCCCCCCCCGAGCGTCCTCCAACAGGCCCCCGAGAGCATCAAAGGTGCCGAGGCCGTGGACCTGGACAAGAACAATGACACGGACAGCCTCTCCACTTTGAGCCCCGAG CAGGAGAACCCTCCCCCGGATGAggtctcctccctgcaggatgTGGCTTCCAGTGCTGCTGATATCTCCAAATGTGGGGACCTGCTCCTCTCGCTGGAGTACCGCCCCAACGCGGAGAAGCTGGTGGTGACCACCATCGCGGCACAGGACGTCCCCGACAAGGCCCGCAGTGGGATGGACACGTGGCAGGTGCGCATGGTGCTGCTGCCCTACAAGAAGCAGCGGAAGAAGACGTCGGTGCAGAAAGGCTCGCTGCCCCACTTCAACGAGACCTTCCACTTCTCGGGGCTCCATCCCTCGGAACTGCACAAGATGGCCATCAGGTTCCGGCTGTACGCGCTGGGAGGGAGGGTTCTACGTGATCGGATGATCGGCGAGAAGGTGCTGCGTTTAGATGAGCTCCAACCAGAAGGAGGGACCACGGAGATGACCTTGTCACTGGAGCCTCGCAGCAACCTGAAG ACACTCAGCGCCCAGCAGAGCCCCTTCCCGACGGCGCCCTGTCCTCCCAGTCGCTGGCCCACGGTGGCGttcctgagctgctgctgggcctcTCCTACAGCGCCACAACGGGACGACTGTCGGTGGAGATCATCAAGGGCAGCCACTTCCGAAACCTGGCCATCACCAAGCCCCCAG ACACCTACGCCCGACTGTCCCTCCTGA
- the syt16 gene encoding synaptotagmin-16 isoform X1, protein MASDNCLFVWSDQCVIVCPLSLTLLLPVTPEAIGFLSTVGLVIVLLTIFLLFINKKLCFSRVGGLPCLEQNGHRKKRPGMRQGLVNSFGNEEDNGTTSSDSDGEILKQFEISHSQTFRAQASVRRERPRSVQTCSIDQEQEPVGSELSDHEEMDAPSQHSGQDSLSAATAQREATPTPSLDRSVSLQLSTTAESPPPSVLQQAPESIKGAEAVDLDKNNDTDSLSTLSPEQENPPPDEVSSLQDVASSAADISKCGDLLLSLEYRPNAEKLVVTTIAAQDVPDKARSGMDTWQVRMVLLPYKKQRKKTSVQKGSLPHFNETFHFSGLHPSELHKMAIRFRLYALGGRVLRDRMIGEKVLRLDELQPEGGTTEMTLSLEPRSNLKVTFRLRPRCSGSSSSLRSTNVSFCDPDTQRPAEPLPDGALSSQSLAHGGVPELLLGLSYSATTGRLSVEIIKGSHFRNLAITKPPDTYARLSLLNSVGQETSRCKTSVRRGQPNPVYKETFVFQVALFQLSDVTLLVSIYNRRSMKRKEMVGWVSLGQNSSGEEERLHWEDMKEGRGQQVGRWHVLLEA, encoded by the exons atggcctcggaca actgtctgtttgtgtggtcTGATCAGTGTGTCATTGTGTGtcccctctccctcaccctcctcctcccagtcaCCCCCGAGGCCATCGGCTTCCTGTCCACCGTGGGCCTGGTCATCGTGCTGTTGAccatcttcctgctcttcatcaaCAAGAAGCTGTGTTTCTCCCGGGTCGGCGGGCTTCCCTGTCTGGAGCAGAATGGCCACCGGAAGAAGCGTCCGGGAATGCGCCAGGGCCTGG TGAACAGCTTCGGCAACGAGGAAGACAATGGCACCACCTCCTCCGACAGCGACGGCGAGATCCTGAAACAGTTTGAGATCTCACACTCGCAGACCTTTCGCGCTCAAGCCTCAGTCCGCCGCGAGCGACCGAGGTCggtccagacctgcagcatcgaccaggagcaggagccggTCGGCTCGGAGCTGTCGGATCACGAAG AAATGGATGCTCCCAGCCAGCACAGCGGCCAGGACTCGCTGTCTGCTGCCACCGCTCAAAGAGAGGCGACACCTACGCCCTCTTTGGACCGATCCGTCAGCCTCCAGCTCTCAACAACCGCAGAGAGTCCCCCCCCGAGCGTCCTCCAACAGGCCCCCGAGAGCATCAAAGGTGCCGAGGCCGTGGACCTGGACAAGAACAATGACACGGACAGCCTCTCCACTTTGAGCCCCGAG CAGGAGAACCCTCCCCCGGATGAggtctcctccctgcaggatgTGGCTTCCAGTGCTGCTGATATCTCCAAATGTGGGGACCTGCTCCTCTCGCTGGAGTACCGCCCCAACGCGGAGAAGCTGGTGGTGACCACCATCGCGGCACAGGACGTCCCCGACAAGGCCCGCAGTGGGATGGACACGTGGCAGGTGCGCATGGTGCTGCTGCCCTACAAGAAGCAGCGGAAGAAGACGTCGGTGCAGAAAGGCTCGCTGCCCCACTTCAACGAGACCTTCCACTTCTCGGGGCTCCATCCCTCGGAACTGCACAAGATGGCCATCAGGTTCCGGCTGTACGCGCTGGGAGGGAGGGTTCTACGTGATCGGATGATCGGCGAGAAGGTGCTGCGTTTAGATGAGCTCCAACCAGAAGGAGGGACCACGGAGATGACCTTGTCACTGGAGCCTCGCAGCAACCTGAAGGTGACCTTTAGGCTACGTCCGCGATGTTCTGGCAGCAGCTCGTCCCTTCGGTCTACTAATGTGTCCTTCTGTGATCCAGACACTCAGCGCCCAGCAGAGCCCCTTCCCGACGGCGCCCTGTCCTCCCAGTCGCTGGCCCACGGTGGCGttcctgagctgctgctgggcctcTCCTACAGCGCCACAACGGGACGACTGTCGGTGGAGATCATCAAGGGCAGCCACTTCCGAAACCTGGCCATCACCAAGCCCCCAG ACACCTACGCCCGACTGTCCCTCCTGAACTCCGTGGGCCAGGAGACCTCGCGGTGCAAGACGTCGGTGCGCCGCGGCCAGCCCAACCCCGTCTACAAAGAGACGTTTGTCTTCCAGGTGGCGCTGTTCCAGCTCTCCGACGTCACGCTGCTCGTCTCCATCTACAACCGCCGCAGCATGAAGCGCAAAGAGATGGTGGGCTGGGTCTCGCTGGGCCAGAACAGCAGTGGCGAGGAGGAGCGGCTCCACTGGGAGGACATGAAGGAAGGTCGAGGACAGCAGGTCGGCCGCTGGCACGTCCTGCTGGAGGCGTag
- the syt16 gene encoding synaptotagmin-16 isoform X3: protein MSRKGESAEVADDSLLTPEAIGFLSTVGLVIVLLTIFLLFINKKLCFSRVGGLPCLEQNGHRKKRPGMRQGLVNSFGNEEDNGTTSSDSDGEILKQFEISHSQTFRAQASVRRERPRSVQTCSIDQEQEPVGSELSDHEEMDAPSQHSGQDSLSAATAQREATPTPSLDRSVSLQLSTTAESPPPSVLQQAPESIKGAEAVDLDKNNDTDSLSTLSPEQENPPPDEVSSLQDVASSAADISKCGDLLLSLEYRPNAEKLVVTTIAAQDVPDKARSGMDTWQVRMVLLPYKKQRKKTSVQKGSLPHFNETFHFSGLHPSELHKMAIRFRLYALGGRVLRDRMIGEKVLRLDELQPEGGTTEMTLSLEPRSNLKVTFRLRPRCSGSSSSLRSTNVSFCDPDTQRPAEPLPDGALSSQSLAHGGVPELLLGLSYSATTGRLSVEIIKGSHFRNLAITKPPDTYARLSLLNSVGQETSRCKTSVRRGQPNPVYKETFVFQVALFQLSDVTLLVSIYNRRSMKRKEMVGWVSLGQNSSGEEERLHWEDMKEGRGQQVGRWHVLLEA from the exons ATGAGCCGAAAAGGAGAATCCGCTGAGGTGGCAGACGATAGCCTAC tcaCCCCCGAGGCCATCGGCTTCCTGTCCACCGTGGGCCTGGTCATCGTGCTGTTGAccatcttcctgctcttcatcaaCAAGAAGCTGTGTTTCTCCCGGGTCGGCGGGCTTCCCTGTCTGGAGCAGAATGGCCACCGGAAGAAGCGTCCGGGAATGCGCCAGGGCCTGG TGAACAGCTTCGGCAACGAGGAAGACAATGGCACCACCTCCTCCGACAGCGACGGCGAGATCCTGAAACAGTTTGAGATCTCACACTCGCAGACCTTTCGCGCTCAAGCCTCAGTCCGCCGCGAGCGACCGAGGTCggtccagacctgcagcatcgaccaggagcaggagccggTCGGCTCGGAGCTGTCGGATCACGAAG AAATGGATGCTCCCAGCCAGCACAGCGGCCAGGACTCGCTGTCTGCTGCCACCGCTCAAAGAGAGGCGACACCTACGCCCTCTTTGGACCGATCCGTCAGCCTCCAGCTCTCAACAACCGCAGAGAGTCCCCCCCCGAGCGTCCTCCAACAGGCCCCCGAGAGCATCAAAGGTGCCGAGGCCGTGGACCTGGACAAGAACAATGACACGGACAGCCTCTCCACTTTGAGCCCCGAG CAGGAGAACCCTCCCCCGGATGAggtctcctccctgcaggatgTGGCTTCCAGTGCTGCTGATATCTCCAAATGTGGGGACCTGCTCCTCTCGCTGGAGTACCGCCCCAACGCGGAGAAGCTGGTGGTGACCACCATCGCGGCACAGGACGTCCCCGACAAGGCCCGCAGTGGGATGGACACGTGGCAGGTGCGCATGGTGCTGCTGCCCTACAAGAAGCAGCGGAAGAAGACGTCGGTGCAGAAAGGCTCGCTGCCCCACTTCAACGAGACCTTCCACTTCTCGGGGCTCCATCCCTCGGAACTGCACAAGATGGCCATCAGGTTCCGGCTGTACGCGCTGGGAGGGAGGGTTCTACGTGATCGGATGATCGGCGAGAAGGTGCTGCGTTTAGATGAGCTCCAACCAGAAGGAGGGACCACGGAGATGACCTTGTCACTGGAGCCTCGCAGCAACCTGAAGGTGACCTTTAGGCTACGTCCGCGATGTTCTGGCAGCAGCTCGTCCCTTCGGTCTACTAATGTGTCCTTCTGTGATCCAGACACTCAGCGCCCAGCAGAGCCCCTTCCCGACGGCGCCCTGTCCTCCCAGTCGCTGGCCCACGGTGGCGttcctgagctgctgctgggcctcTCCTACAGCGCCACAACGGGACGACTGTCGGTGGAGATCATCAAGGGCAGCCACTTCCGAAACCTGGCCATCACCAAGCCCCCAG ACACCTACGCCCGACTGTCCCTCCTGAACTCCGTGGGCCAGGAGACCTCGCGGTGCAAGACGTCGGTGCGCCGCGGCCAGCCCAACCCCGTCTACAAAGAGACGTTTGTCTTCCAGGTGGCGCTGTTCCAGCTCTCCGACGTCACGCTGCTCGTCTCCATCTACAACCGCCGCAGCATGAAGCGCAAAGAGATGGTGGGCTGGGTCTCGCTGGGCCAGAACAGCAGTGGCGAGGAGGAGCGGCTCCACTGGGAGGACATGAAGGAAGGTCGAGGACAGCAGGTCGGCCGCTGGCACGTCCTGCTGGAGGCGTag